In one window of Lewinellaceae bacterium DNA:
- a CDS encoding DegT/DnrJ/EryC1/StrS family aminotransferase — MVKNLHMVDLHGQYARIQDEIQAEIQETLDTTQFINGPKVDRFADALANYLSCDYVIPCANGTDALQIALMALDLKPGDEVIVPSFTYVATAEVIALLQLTPVMIDVEPDTFNVTAELIEPHITPRTKAIVPVHLFGQNVDLEPILELARRHNIWVVEDAAQSIGADYTFRDGRTMKSGTMGHIGCTSFFPSKNLGCYGDGGAIFTRDAELAKKIKMIANHGQSQRYYHEVIGVNSRLDALQAGILLVKLAHLDEYGHARYQAAQWYHRQFEGNPHLTTPYEAPYTSHVYHQYTLKVNNGQRDALDKYLTEQHIPHAIYYPVPLYKQNAFSPFRGLVDFLPVTDQLCKSVISLPIHTEMDESMVKYISGVVNNFF, encoded by the coding sequence ATGGTTAAGAACCTTCATATGGTTGACCTCCATGGTCAATATGCCAGGATCCAGGATGAAATCCAGGCCGAGATCCAGGAAACACTGGATACCACTCAGTTTATCAATGGCCCCAAGGTAGACCGGTTTGCGGATGCTTTGGCCAATTACCTCTCCTGTGATTATGTCATTCCCTGTGCCAATGGTACCGATGCATTACAGATTGCCCTGATGGCGCTGGACCTGAAGCCGGGAGATGAGGTTATAGTACCATCCTTTACGTACGTCGCCACCGCCGAGGTCATTGCTTTGCTACAGCTTACACCGGTCATGATCGATGTGGAGCCTGATACGTTTAATGTGACCGCTGAACTCATCGAACCACACATCACACCCCGAACCAAAGCCATCGTTCCTGTCCATTTATTCGGCCAGAATGTTGATCTGGAACCGATCCTGGAATTAGCCCGCCGTCATAATATCTGGGTGGTTGAAGACGCTGCCCAGTCCATCGGTGCAGACTATACCTTCCGGGATGGTCGCACGATGAAATCCGGTACCATGGGACATATCGGCTGCACCTCCTTCTTCCCTTCCAAGAACCTCGGTTGTTATGGAGACGGTGGAGCCATCTTTACCCGTGATGCAGAGTTGGCAAAAAAAATAAAAATGATTGCCAACCACGGACAAAGTCAACGATATTATCATGAAGTGATTGGGGTTAACTCTCGTCTGGATGCTCTTCAGGCCGGGATCCTGTTGGTGAAGCTGGCCCACCTGGATGAATATGGTCACGCCCGGTACCAGGCAGCGCAGTGGTACCATCGCCAATTTGAAGGTAATCCCCATCTCACGACGCCGTATGAGGCGCCCTATACATCACATGTCTATCATCAGTATACGCTGAAGGTAAACAACGGCCAGCGGGACGCTCTGGATAAATATCTGACTGAACAGCACATACCACACGCCATCTATTACCCGGTACCATTGTATAAACAGAATGCATTTTCTCCCTTCCGGGGTCTGGTGGATTTCTTGCCGGTGACCGACCAACTTTGTAAATCCGTCATATCTTTACCCATCCATACCGAAATGGACGAAAGCATGGTAAAATACATTTCAGGCGTGGTCAATAATTTTTTTTGA
- a CDS encoding DUF2061 domain-containing protein, with translation MTGWLSNHYLLAEYRTESHARSILKGFTWRIVATSTTIAITYFITGKVDTAIKVGALEFIGKIFIYYLHERAWMLVPRGTIRSWMKRGSKEK, from the coding sequence ATGACCGGCTGGCTATCAAATCATTATCTCTTGGCTGAATACAGAACAGAGTCGCATGCGCGCAGTATCCTGAAAGGATTTACGTGGCGTATTGTCGCTACCTCCACCACCATTGCCATTACCTATTTCATCACCGGCAAGGTCGATACGGCCATAAAAGTCGGTGCCCTGGAGTTCATCGGAAAGATATTCATCTATTACCTCCACGAACGCGCCTGGATGCTGGTACCTCGCGGTACGATCAGGAGTTGGATGAAGCGGGGCAGCAAGGAAAAGTAG
- a CDS encoding Gfo/Idh/MocA family oxidoreductase yields the protein MKSFALIGAAGYIAPRHMKAIKDTGNDLVAALDTNDSVGIIDSYFPQAAFFTEFERFDRHVEKLKRRNHPIDYVSICSPNYLHDAHIRFGLRHGTDVICEKPLVLNPWNLDALQEIEEETGKRIYNILQLRLHDSVINLKKHIDANPSKEKHLIDLTYITSRGYWYYTSWKGDVNKSGGIATNIGVHFFDMLHWLFGALQENVVHIHAYDRAAGYLEFEKAKVRWFLSINYDTLPEDVKASGKRTYRSITIDGQEFEFSEGFTELHTRSYEDVLSGGGFGLEDCRQAINMVYSIRNSKPAGYIPDQAHPFAAKDVPSHPFYR from the coding sequence ATGAAGTCATTTGCATTGATTGGCGCTGCCGGGTATATCGCACCACGGCACATGAAAGCCATCAAAGATACCGGCAACGACCTGGTTGCCGCCCTGGACACCAATGATTCAGTAGGTATCATTGATTCCTATTTCCCGCAAGCAGCTTTTTTTACCGAATTTGAGCGCTTTGACCGGCATGTTGAGAAATTAAAACGTCGCAACCATCCGATTGACTACGTCAGCATTTGTTCACCCAACTACCTCCATGATGCTCACATCCGTTTTGGGCTGCGTCATGGGACGGATGTCATCTGTGAGAAACCACTGGTCCTTAACCCATGGAACCTGGATGCGCTACAGGAAATCGAAGAGGAGACCGGAAAAAGAATTTATAATATTCTTCAGCTGAGGTTGCACGACAGTGTGATCAATCTGAAAAAACACATTGATGCCAATCCATCCAAGGAAAAACACCTGATCGACCTGACTTACATCACTTCCCGTGGTTACTGGTATTATACCAGCTGGAAAGGTGATGTTAACAAGTCCGGTGGTATCGCCACCAACATTGGTGTTCATTTCTTTGACATGCTCCACTGGCTCTTCGGAGCACTGCAGGAAAACGTCGTGCACATTCATGCTTATGACCGGGCCGCCGGATACCTTGAATTTGAAAAAGCCAAAGTCCGGTGGTTTCTGAGTATCAATTACGATACTCTGCCAGAAGACGTAAAAGCTTCCGGTAAAAGGACTTACCGTTCCATCACGATCGATGGACAGGAATTCGAATTCAGTGAAGGCTTTACCGAATTGCACACCCGCAGTTACGAGGATGTCTTGTCAGGTGGCGGCTTTGGACTGGAAGATTGCAGACAGGCCATCAACATGGTATATAGCATTCGTAATTCAAAACCGGCCGGGTACATCCCGGATCAGGCACATCCCTTTGCGGCAAAAGATGTGCCCTCGCATCCTTTTTATCGGTGA
- a CDS encoding N-acetyltransferase encodes MDFISFDVHTSLLAGLNEINQLTKELSSSLIGYAPDPDTAPQALDYYFHPTATIDAGASIGKDTRIWHYSHIMGRAVIGKGCSLGQNVMVSDDVILGNNVKVQNNVSIYTGVICEDDVFIGPSVVFTNVTNPRSAVSRKNEFLRTLVKKGASIGANATIVCGHDIGRYAFIGAGAVVTKQVPDYALLVGNPARQIGWMSAHGHRLNFGPDNKAICPGSGDTYLLDEGTVKPV; translated from the coding sequence ATGGACTTCATTTCCTTCGATGTTCATACTTCACTGTTGGCCGGACTTAATGAGATCAACCAGCTGACAAAGGAATTATCCAGTAGTTTAATCGGTTATGCTCCCGATCCGGATACTGCTCCTCAGGCACTGGATTACTATTTCCATCCGACGGCTACCATCGATGCAGGCGCATCCATTGGCAAAGACACCCGGATCTGGCACTATTCCCATATTATGGGCCGGGCGGTGATTGGTAAAGGATGCTCCCTGGGTCAGAATGTGATGGTTTCCGATGATGTCATTCTGGGAAATAATGTAAAAGTCCAGAATAATGTCTCCATTTATACCGGGGTGATCTGCGAGGATGATGTCTTCATCGGCCCTTCTGTTGTCTTTACCAATGTAACCAACCCGCGCAGTGCGGTTAGCAGAAAGAATGAGTTTCTCAGGACTCTGGTGAAAAAAGGAGCCTCTATTGGTGCGAATGCCACCATCGTGTGCGGACATGATATTGGCCGTTATGCATTTATTGGCGCCGGCGCTGTGGTGACCAAACAAGTGCCTGATTATGCCTTGCTGGTTGGAAATCCGGCCCGTCAGATTGGCTGGATGAGCGCTCATGGCCATCGCCTTAACTTTGGCCCGGATAACAAAGCCATCTGTCCCGGATCAGGTGACACCTATCTGTTGGACGAGGGAACCGTAAAACCGGTATAA
- a CDS encoding nucleotide sugar dehydrogenase: protein MYQQLLNKEKRIAVVGLGYVGLPIALEFARHFDVIGFDINEKRISLMQKGIDPSQELESSAFDNTSITFTADPEELKKANFFIVAVPTDIDEHRVPNLTPLKKASETVGKALKAGDYVVYESTVYPGCTEEDCLPILEQLSGLKMGQDFKLGYSPERIVPGEKVRTLTKILKIVSGCDEESRSEIAKTYGHIIEAGVYPASSIKVAEAAKVIENTQRDINISLMNELSIIFDRMGIDTKEVIEAAGTKWNFVKLYPGLVGGHCIGVDPYYLLHRARELGIEPQVIASGRRVNDNMPNFIAKKLVQTIIQKGKNPGNSKVLVLGVTFKEDVADIRNSKVVNLVRELMDYSINVHLMDPHASPNEVAHEYKLMMMEELSSNYDAIIVAVGHKEYRTMTLEYLRSLMNGQPILYDLKGVFDRPTDPNLVYWRL from the coding sequence ATGTATCAGCAACTTCTGAATAAGGAAAAACGGATTGCCGTAGTCGGGTTAGGTTATGTGGGATTACCGATTGCGCTTGAATTTGCCCGCCATTTTGACGTCATTGGCTTCGACATCAATGAAAAAAGGATCAGTCTCATGCAAAAAGGCATCGACCCATCCCAGGAATTGGAGTCTTCTGCATTTGACAATACCAGCATTACTTTTACTGCCGACCCTGAAGAGCTCAAAAAGGCAAATTTCTTTATCGTTGCCGTTCCGACTGACATCGACGAGCACCGGGTTCCTAACCTCACCCCGCTGAAGAAGGCATCAGAAACAGTGGGGAAAGCCCTCAAAGCCGGCGATTATGTCGTATATGAATCCACCGTATATCCGGGATGTACCGAAGAAGATTGCCTGCCGATTCTGGAACAGCTTTCCGGGTTAAAAATGGGACAGGATTTCAAACTGGGCTATTCACCTGAGCGCATCGTGCCCGGTGAAAAAGTACGGACGCTGACCAAGATCCTCAAGATCGTCTCCGGATGTGACGAAGAAAGCCGCAGTGAGATTGCCAAGACGTATGGACACATCATTGAAGCAGGTGTCTATCCGGCGTCCAGCATAAAAGTCGCCGAAGCGGCTAAAGTGATTGAAAACACCCAGCGGGATATCAACATATCCCTGATGAATGAATTGTCGATCATTTTTGATCGCATGGGCATAGACACGAAAGAGGTTATTGAGGCTGCCGGTACCAAGTGGAACTTCGTGAAATTGTATCCCGGACTTGTTGGCGGCCACTGCATCGGGGTAGATCCTTATTATCTGCTGCACCGTGCCCGCGAATTGGGTATTGAACCCCAGGTGATCGCCAGTGGAAGAAGGGTCAACGACAACATGCCTAACTTTATCGCTAAAAAATTGGTTCAGACCATCATCCAGAAAGGTAAGAACCCCGGTAATTCCAAAGTACTGGTCCTGGGTGTAACCTTCAAGGAAGACGTAGCCGATATCCGCAATTCCAAGGTGGTAAACCTGGTGCGTGAGTTGATGGATTATTCGATCAATGTCCATTTGATGGATCCGCACGCCTCACCGAATGAGGTGGCTCATGAATACAAGCTGATGATGATGGAAGAGTTGTCCAGCAATTACGATGCGATCATTGTCGCCGTGGGTCATAAAGAGTACCGGACGATGACCTTGGAATACCTGCGATCATTGATGAATGGTCAGCCCATCCTGTATGATCTTAAAGGGGTCTTTGACCGGCCTACCGATCCCAATCTGGTCTACTGGAGACTTTGA